CCAAGGCCAAAACAGCTTCTTTGCTGTGATGCTGGTCTTGGAGtctaaaaaaacaaatgttatttcCATTTGCACTACTTTCTGCATGTTCATACATTGATTTTTCTCCACGTAAAATACTGGCTTCAGGCATACACGTTTGTGTGACATTTAAGTGATTCCAGTGAGatatcaaaaaaaaatctgaatattcTGTATAAAAAGGAAATCATACAGATAATATTCACTATAAACAATACGTGGATATCATTGCTTATGGTTAGAGAAAAGCGGGTTGGGGTTTGGGCAAAGCAGAGTTACAGGCTTGTTAGTGCTTGAGCTGAACAGAAAGCTGAGGCAAACATACCAGAATTTGGGAGTGGGGTTCCCTGtctggttttccaggcaagaataccagagtgggttgctatttccttctccagtggaccacgggttgtcagaactcttcactgggacctgtccatcttggatggCTCTGCGCAGCCTGGCTCataacttcattgagttatgcaagccccatCACCAGGACaatgctgtgatccatgaagttacaatactttggctgcctgatgcgaagaactgactcattgaaaaagaccctgattatggGGGGaaatgaaggtaaaaggagaaggggatggcagagggtgagatgattagataacattactgaatcaatggacatgaatttgagcaaactctgagagatagggGACTTCAGaggagccaggcatgctgcagtccatggagtcacaaagagtcagacacaacttagagattaaacaacaacaactccctGTCTACTAGAAATAGGAAGCTGGCTTAGAGGGAGGAGATAAGTGGCTTAGATCAGAGTGTCCGTTTGGTCCATTGAGCTTACACATGAATTTCTGAGTGGAATTAAGATTTCATAACCCTTTGTGTGAAACAAAAGTTAGGAGAATTCTCTCAATATCCTGTCAACTCTAtattgaggttcagttcagttcagtcgcacagtcgtgtccgactctttgcaaccccatgaactgcagcatgccaggcctccctgtccaacaccaactcccggagttgactcagattcatgtccatcaggtcggtgatgccatccagccatctcatcctctgtcgtccccttttcctcctgtcttcattccctcccagcatcagagtcttttccaatgagtcaactcttcgcatgaggtggccaaagtattggagtttcagcttcagcatcattccttccaaagaacacccaggactgatctcctttacaatggactggttggatcttcttgcagtccaagggactcttaagagtcttctccaacaccacagttcaaaagcaccaattcttcggcgctcagcttttttcacagtccaactctcacatccatacatgactactggaaaaccatagccctgactagacggacctttgttggcaaagtaatgtctctgcttttgaatatgctatctaggttggtcataactttccttccaaggagtaagcgtcttttaatttcatggctgcagtcaccatctgcagtgattttggagccccccaaaataaagtctgacactgtttccactgtttccccatctatttcccatgaagtgatgggaccagatgccatgatcttagttttctgaatgttgagctttaagccaactttttcactctcctctttcattttcatcaagaggctctttagttcttcttacctctctgccataagggtggtgcaatctgtatatctgaggttattgatatttcttctggcaatcttgattccagcttgtgcttcttccagcccagagtttctcatgatgtactctgcatagaagttaactaagcagggtgacaatatacagcctagacgtactcctttactttttcacaaaataaatattgttaataGAGGTAACCCACATGTGTCATATTAAAAACTATCAGAACCACTGTGTACTTCTATGGTAATAAGTACACAAAAAGGTCAAGGAGCCTAACAGTTAGGGAGAAAATTAACAACTCAAGAAACCAAAGTGAATAGAGAGAAGTTTCAGTCCTGAGGTACAGTAGATACTGAAGAGGGGCATAGAATCAGAATCAGAACTATATTAAACTGTCAAGGCAGTGGGAAAATAATAAAACGCAATGTGTGATTTTATAAATTGCACTCATTGGAGTTGTAACAAATCAGAACTTGGAAAGTTTCATTTTTGTTAAGGAGGAAaaagattaaagggaaaaaacaaaaagacaaattcaGGGCATGTATCCAGAAGGAGGCAGTGGTCTCTGGAAGTGATTTAGGAAATGAAGCCAGTGTACAATAATTACCTAGTTAATTACAAATTTCTATGTGTGAACCTTTGCATACACATGTAACTCTTTTGTTTACCAGCTCAACCAAAAATCTTCAATTACCACTGGGAAATTTGACCACAGAAACAAATGGTTTTGTTcagtgaatgaaaaataaaattattgtcatttattttgGTCCTTAGAATTATCATTTTTAAGCAGATAATTAAATTGTTTGACTGAATGGATGAAGATGACTTCACTCTGTGTGTATTTAGTCTTTCTGTGCTTTTAATATGCACAAAAGTCCACATAGTGGTTTTAAATGTTTgaaggctgtgctgtgctgtgcttagtcgctcagtcatgtctgactctttgccaccccatggactctagcccgccaggctcctctgtccgtggggattctccaggaaagaatactggagtgggttgccatgccctcctccaagggatctttctaacccagggatcaaacctaggtctcccacactgcaggcagattctttcccaactgagctaccagggaagccccaaatgtttGAGGGACTAATACACAACTATTTTGGTTTTgaatattgtttatttgtttgaacTCTTTGATAAATTTAGGGGATTCTCATCTTCCTACTCCTATAATTTTACTGAAATTGTGTTAGTAACTACAGTGCCTGAGGATGACATGGATATAAATCCCTCTCCTACTTAAATATACTTTATGTACTGACAATTTCTCCCCTTCAGTCCCATGATCCTCTAAGACCCCTCACATTACGGCTCCATGAACCTTTAGTTTGAAGTAGCTGGAGCATAGCCTGGCGGATCGTCCTGGTCTTCAAGCTGTAAATGATAGGGTTCACTACAGGTGGTAAGAGCAAATACACATTGGCCAAAATACTACAGATCACCCTCGGAGTAGAGCTAAGGAGGCGATGTGTAAAGGACAGGCTGATCATTGGCACATAGAAAATAGTGACAGCACAGATGTGACACACACAAGTGTTGAGAGCTTTTTTTTGCTTCTTGGGGGCCACGATGCTCAGGACAGCACGGATTATCAGGACATAGGAGACAAGAATGAACATTAAGTCAGTACCAGTCATGTAGAGCTGAAGAAACAAGCCCAAAAAGCTGTTGATCCAGGGGTTGGAATATGTATCTCTGATTATATCTGGGTGGTAACAAAATGGATGGGAAAGCTCCTTTCTTTCCTGGAAAGATACAGTCTTCAAGGCTAGAAGCATGGGAAAGATGAAAATTAGTTGTCGTACGCAAATGAATAGTCCGATCACCATGATCATCATGTCTTTGAGGACAGTGGCATATTTCAGTGGGTTACAGATAGCCATGAAGCGGTCAAAAGCCATAATTGCCAGCACTGAGGACTCCAGGAAGGAGAAAGCATGTacaaagaacatttgaatgaGGCAAGCTTTAAAGCTGATTTCCCGGGCATGAAACCAGAGAACCCCAAGCACAGTGGGGAGGGTCGTGATGGTCAGACACAAATCAGCAGCTGACAGCATAGAGAGGAAATAGTACATGGGCTTGTGGAGCTGCTGCTTAACAAAGATGACAAACAGGATCATAGTATTTCCCAAGAGAGCAATGATGTAGAGACAGCAGACAGGGATGGAGATCCAGACATGAGCGAGTTCCAGCCCAGGGAATGCAGTGAGGAGGAAGGTTGAAGGGGAGGATGTGGTGTTATTGAAAATCATCATGGTGGGTTGAGGACATGCCCTGAAAAAAGAGATAACAATAATAGTATTTGTCATATCGGTCCTTTTTCAAGCACTAACTCTTCTATAAACTCTTCCCAAATTACACATGTCTCTGTATTCAAAACCTCCAATTTAATCATGATACCTATCACATAATTCTCCAGTATCTTAAATTTTTCTTATCAGACTTggccctgtttttctttttctaccatCTCCCAATTAAAACCATCAGTCTCTCTAGGTTCATCCCACCCTATTGCCCAGACCAGCCCTGACTTGAAGTAGGAAATACTTATAGACatgtcacacacatgcacacacaccaacAAAACAGCAACTGTGATTACAACTGTTGGGTCTTAGTATTAAATCTCCaagctgggacttctctggtggtccagctggTAAGACTATGAGCTTCTGCTGCAGGAAcaatgggttccattcctggttggggagctaagatcccacatgctgtgtggtgcacTCAAGAAAAAAAGTCTCCAAGCTATATGAGTTGTTATAGAAGTAATGGAGAAGTGCTTAAGGGCACTTCTTAAGGGCACCTGTGAAAGCATACTTCATAATGTTCTTGCTGGAAGATGGGCTAGGATTTTATATCCAGAAATACCCTTGTACCTGAGTTATTAGCCATTCTCTCCTAGTGGACTCTATTAGAAATGTCCTTTAGGTATCAgagcttctttatttcttttcctttaatggAGTAGCTTCCTTAATTCCTCTCTCCTCTACTCCACATCATCTTGTGCTctaattctgtttctctgaatcCTGTTCCTGGTCTACTGAAAAAGCAAGACGTTGTATCCCTTTTCTCCAAACTTACACTTTAGCACTTCTTTCTACTCCTTCCCATAGGTCTCTACCATGTAACTTGTAACCAACTCACTGTGAGTAGATTTCCCTAAAGAATcctttgaaaaatttcaaatcatATTCTAGAATACATGATTTGAAGCATCCTAATCtaaggattggagaaggcaatggcacaccactccagtactcttgcctggaaaatcccatggacagaggagcctggaaggcttcagtccatggggtcgctgagggttggacacgactgagcgacttcactttcacttttcactttcatgcattggagaaggaaatggcaacccactccagtgttcttgcctggagaatcccagggacggcggagcctggtgggctgctgcctagggggtcgcacagagttggacatgactgaagcgacttagcagcagcagcagcagcaatctaggGATAGTGGGTAAGGCTAgacaaaatatttgtataaaaaaaTGTGAGAAGCCCTCagcaaaatgaaatgaatgactGTAAAAAGCATTAATGGAATGGAAGTAGGGACTAAGAGcttaaagagagacagagacagacaggatGAGGTGCTATCATAAACTGGAATATCAGGTAGTTTGCTGAGTGAGAAAGCCCATAGAATAATagctgcaaacacacacacacacacagagatgatGTCATAAGGGAGGCAAAATCTGTAACTGATATTTAAGACAAGCATTGCTATTCTATTTAGGACTCTTTCAATAAGCTCTAATGTCAttgctcattttaattttttacttggGACATTtagttatcaagaaaaaaaaaggaatgatatacctAGCCTAACCATTGTGTAGATACAGCCAATCATAATATTCTTACTCTTATTTTTCACTAGTCTAGGCTTTCTGCCCCAGTGACAGAATAGATTAAAGGAATTTGTGAGTAGCAGATCCTTCCAGTTGTTTTATAAAGATAAATGAGGGATTGCTGGTTATTTTCTTCCCATCCTTCAATCTACTCTAGATGGTTACAGATAAAATTACTTGTtacaccaaaggaaaaaaaaaacattaattgcTTTTTCTGCTATAATATTTAGTATTGTTATATTATAGTTGATTGAGAATAAAACACAAAGAATCAGGAAGACTAGTGACAACTTCTTTTCAATTTGATAAGCAAAGATATTAAAAGTGAATTCCTTTTCTGTGATAACCATCCTGGAATCTCCCTGCAATAAAGTGGCTTAATCTACTGACTGTCTTTCAACAGTGTTTTACATATGCTTTTTATTACATTAGTATTCTATTGGTTGAccacatttctttcttcctctaaaATTCTGGCTCTTTGGACATAAAACATATGTGttcatctttatattttctccaGAGACAAAGCATGGTGATAAAACTTCAGATAAACTAGTTTTCATTAGGTGTATTAACAggtatatagatagataatagaGACATAGATAaagactgctaagtcacttcagtcgtgtgcgactctgtgggaccccatagatagcagcccaccaggctcccccgtccttgggattctccaggcaagaacactggagtgggttgccatttccttctccaatgcatgaaagtgaaaagtgaaagtgaagttgctcagtcgtgtccgaccctcagcgaccccatggactgcagccttgcaggctcctccatccatgggattttccaggcaagagtactggagtggggtcccattgccttctccagataaagACTagattagagaaatacaaattgagACTGGAAGTTTTGAGGGCAAATTGTTTCCGTAGATATGGGGAGCATAAGGAGAGTAATTAATCCTCTTATTGATTGGGAGAAGAAGGAGGGTAagttaagagaaaaggaaaagaattaaagTCTCTTATATGTGTCACCATTTGTTAGCCaatttatatgtaattttatataataccaggaaaaattgatacaaatgtttattcttctattttagagaaaggaaatgaaactgACAAGGTAAAATTGTACATACACATTCAAAATTCAAAGCCAAATTTACTAACTGAAAAATCcattaaactattttttattaaACCATAGACCATGTGAGAAATCAGGCTTATGAGAGAAGTTAAACAGTTGAACACTGTGATATTCTTCCTTGAAAATGAAAGAACAGTTTCTATTATATACTAGTATGTGACTTAGAGGAAGTATAGAGATGAGAAATAAGTAAAACACAGAACAATGTCCTTATGgcttatttaaagaatatttgtgGAGTCAATCAGTATAAAAATATGCATGGATGTCCACATATATTTGTATTGTGTATACCTCCATGTGCTGGTGGATGTAGAGAGGAGTTTTAGAATGGGAATGTCATCAAAATATGACCAAAAATCAGACATCAAttatcttcttttatttgaaatgtaTCTCATAAAGGACAAAAAGATAATATGAAATGATATGAGGGGTTAGGAGGAAAGGAGATGCATTTCAGTTCATtatgctactggaaaaatcatttcCAATGGGATAGGGATATgtaggcaggagaaggagaaggcttTCTCTCCAGCTCACGTAAGCCCATGCACTCTGGAACAAGTTATAGGACAAAGCTAGGTGCCTAGTTTTGTCAAGATTTTCTCCCTACTGCCTACTAACGAGAAGAGTAGGTAGTGCTTTATAGCACCAGTTGTCGACCTGACAGGTCAGGCAGAAGGTAACATCTATCAGTTCACATACAGAAAGCTAGATTGAATGACTTGGATAAGATCCACCCAACTAAAATATGTAGTGATCCAAAGGACAGCATCACTGCTTACTGGCATGAGTAAAGTATAGACCAATCCccacctttatccattcatttctcAACACTGAAATCTATTCTTTCCACAATCTGGAACCCTGTCACGACAGACCCAGGCCATATTAACCTGAAACTTCGCCTCCATTTCTCTGTACCACTTTATGGTTGGATCTTACATTTGACTCAATAATGAGGTATGGTTGATATTGATCGGTAAGTTACATATGCAAGCACCATCTCCTTTTTCTGCCTTGAGCGTGAGTTTCTTAAAGGTTTGGAAATGCCTGATTTTCTTCTCTTAGTGCTAGCTACATAAAAGAGAATATGGAATAACACAAATCTTTAATTATTGTTGACTGATTTCTAAATGATCTTAACCACAGGCAGAGAGTTATGAGTTCTatccctttttctcttccttcctcccattcCCTCATGTCATTTTCCTGTCTCAATTTCTTCAAGGCTTCATCACAcccctctgtttcttcatcctaccttattttatagtttccatcacttcattgatcttctctttccctctttctcctaGCACTTCTCactttttaatctcttccttTCTATTCCAACCCACTAATGTATTCTTCTTACCTGCTCAAGTCATCAGGAAATAGCACCAACTTCTCTTCAGTCCCACAACAGAGCAGGCACTAAGCCAGCTCCCAAGAGTTGGGGCTTTATAGGAAGATTAGTAGAGTCACCAGGCAACAGAGGGCTGGTGAACGAACTGGTTGGATCAAGAGTTATGGCGCCCATAAGACTATGTTCCTCTCCAACAGCTCAGACACATCTCCCTGACACGCTTCCAACCCTGCTCCCAGGCCCAGGCAAATTCCATATATCAGGGGCTGTAAGCAAAGCCCTGGCCCTGGGGGATGACAGTAATGGGTGTCTTCAAAATCTGCCTGCCTGGATCAGAAAACTGCAACCATTCCTCTTCACCCTGCCTTAGGCTACAGATTCTTAACCTGGGATGCTCCCTGATGTCAGAGCAGGCTCAGGAGAGTGCAAAGAGACAGTCATCCCTATGTTCTCAGCTCCAATATGTACTCTTTCTAACAAATCTTGTCCTCCTTGTCATTCCTGTGTTCCTCCTCTTACTCAGGATCCCTTTCTAAGAAGCCATCTTATTATCTGAACCACATCTGTAGCCCACCTACCGTTCTAAGCATAATTAAACTAGCATTTGATGAGCTCATAACACTTGCCAAAAATAACGCTAACACTTGAAACACattgttgtatttatttattatcttgcTTATGGGTTAGGTATTATTCTCCATTATTCCACAGTTGACGAAATTGAAACTCAAAGAGGTTTTGAATAACTGTAAAAGTTAGCTAGTTACAGAACTGGTATTCACCCATGTCTATCTTACTCTAAAGCTGTTAATCTTAAACAATATGCTATACTGTCTTCTCTGGTCAACCGCTTCCACTGATACTTCAGAAAATGTGATTGTAATACATGGTTCCCAATCTATCCATTCTATAGATTGCTTGATTCTCAACTATGTGCTTATAGCTAATTTTAGCCTCATTTGGACAAGAATCTGTCTCTCCATAGTAGGCAGTAAGTTAATAAATCTTACCATATctaacgggcttcccaggtggtgctagtggtaaagaacccacgtgaCAATGTAGGATacttaagagatatgggttcgatccttgggtcaggaagctgCCCTgtaggagggcttggcaacccacttgttgcctggacaatccatggacagtggagccttgtgggctacagtccatagggcccctaagagtgagacacaactgaagcgacttagcatgtgtgcaCCATATCTAATCATTCTTGACTTTTTATCCTTCTTGAAACATTTTTCCAACCATGTCTCATTATATCATAGCCAGACGCACTGGGCAAAGATGGAGATACCTATCCCAATGTATATCTAAAGAGATTAAGTTATAGCATAAACTGTTTATACAGCAAGTAATGTTTAGATTTATATGTAAATACCATCCTTTCCCACTGTCTATTCTCAGCAAAAATGAGTGACTCTGGAAATTTCAAATGAGACTTACTAAAATTAAATGAGACAGAGAAGTTAGGCAGCATGAACTCAATCTTGGTAAAATAGAgttttcactcattcattaatCACAAAAGACGTATCTTATGAACTACATTAAGTACATACTTGAGATAGACAGATGTAGTATAAAAGGGTCTCTCATGGTATGGTTGTTATGAAGTATGTAGAATAGCAGGGACACAATGCCATTAGGTAATTAGAGGACATATACTGTGAGAAACTCTAACATAATAAAGGGCATGTCAGAAAAGTCTTCTGGACAGAAATAAAGTTGAAATTTATATCAAAAATTTATACAGAGTTCCCTATTATTCTAGCTCACTGAATTCATCATACTTTTtacttgctattttatttttaatatatttctctcCTGCTTCCAATGCATTATATATGCCTACactatttttatgaaatatatttacagAACATATAAATAAACACTAAAGACAAAATAAGACATATCCTATATTCAACAATATATGTCAGCATGTTTACAATGGAGCAAAAACAATCTgagaatttttcttaaataagttGTTAAAGATTGGCATGAAATGgaatactatgctatgctatgctatgctaagtcacctcagtcgtgtctgacttggtgtgaccccatagacggcagcccaacagaatcccccgtccctgggattctccaagcaagaacactggagtgggttgccatttccttctccactgcatgaaagtgaaaagagaaagtgaagtcactcagtcatgtccgactcttagtgaccccatggactgcagcctaccaggctcctacataaaagggattttccaggcaagagtactggagtggggtgccattgccttctccaatggaataTGAGTcagcaataaagagaaataaactacAAAGACCCACAAAAACATGAGTGAAACTCAAATGCATTACATTATGAAGCAATGCATGGAAGATTATGTGCTGAAGGGCCCATGGCATTCTGGAAAAACAAGAATTATATGCATGGAAACAAATTAGAGCTTGTCAGGGTTGGGCATAGAGAGAGGGGTTGACTAAAGGGGCAGCATGAGTAATTTGAGAGAGTGATATAATTTTTCTGTACCTAGGTATTAGTGGTGGTTGCATGACTATGTATCTGTGAAAACTTAATAGAACTATATACCAAAACCAGTAAAttttatagtatataaatattGAAAAGTTGCTATGCAGCATTTTGAGAAAGAAACATTCATATTTGTATCAAGTTAAATTTTTGCTTTCATCAAAACTGCTATGCAATGGCATATAAAAACCTATTAGGTGCTTCTCACCACACATGACTATTTAAAGCTTCATTTCAATTTATTAGaattgaatataatttaaaaattcagttccttggtTGTACTAGCTAAGTATCAGGTGCTCAATAGCCATGTGTGGCTAGTGGTTACTATATTAACAACAGAGATTTAGAACATTTAACATCACTGCAGGAATTCCTATTGGACAGTGCTGTACTTGATCCTCTTCTCTGGCTCAATTGTGTTTGCACAAAAGTCGTAAAAGCCCACCCTACCCCCACGGAACACTTAGACAATCCACTGATGGATCTGCTTGGTCCTAACACTGTATACAATTAGACTGAGCACAGGAGGCAGTGGCAGGTAGGTACTGGCCATGACTGTGTGTACTATGGGTGACAAATGCTTCCCAAAGCCGTGAATCACAGTCATGCCAATGAGAGGTACATAGAAGAGCAGCATGGCACAGATATGAGAGAGGCAGGTATTGAGAGTCTTGAGTCTCTCTTCCCAGGAAGCAATGCCCAATACTGCCTGGAAGATTAGAAAGGAAGAGGCCAAGAGGATCAAGGCATCTAGCACAATGATGAAGATCACCGCCAGGAGGCCGTAGATGCTGTTGACATGGGTGTCAGCACAGGCAAGCCTCATGGCATCCTGATGGAGGCAGTATGAGTGCGAGAGGGTGTTGGAGTGGCAGAAAGGTAACCTCTTGATGAGGAAAGGCACAGGGAGCACAGTCCCACACTCCGCAGCAGGACTGCTGCTCCAATCCTGCCAATGACTCCATGAATGCGAATGGTAGCATAGTGCAAAGGAAAGCGAATAGCCATAAAGTGATCGAAGGCCATGGCCACCAAGACACCTGATTTCCCTCCCCCAAAGGTGTGGATGAAGAACATTTCAGTGACGCAGACATCAAGGGTTACTGAGCACCAGCTGAGCCAGTGAACACTGATCGTGGTGGGCATGGAAGACAATGAAAGGCTGACGTCAGTGGCAACTAGCATTGCCAGAAAATAATACATGGGCTCATGGAGATGCTGTTCTACTTTGATGACAGCTAGGATGGTGACATTACCCAGGAATGTGAAACTGTAAAGAAGACAGAGGGACAGGGCCAACCAGAAGTCCTTCTCTGGCATTCCTGGAATCCCAGTAAGGGTGAAGGTCTGGTGGTTATTAATAGTTTAGTTGAATGACAGCATTGTGCATCAAAGGTTTGActaggcaaaaagaaaagaactcatTAAGCCAATCAGCTTCAATTAGAATCACTGACAATAAGTTTTGAGATGGTAACCATGAGAGGCAGTGACAAATATTTTATGTTCGCCGTCTGATACAGAAACTGATATCCCCACCCCTGTGAAGCAATTCTATTACTGACCACCATAGGCTAAAATATctagaacaacaaaaaactttAATCAACACCTAAGCTAATTGGAATACAATTCACCTAGAAACATGGAGTAGTTGCTTGCCTTCTTCCTAAGGAAAAAATGATGCTGTACatttatctgggtcataaaaaCTGATGCAAATAACCAGAAAAGAAATATTATCAGGCACAAACAAGACATAAGGAGTGTTCATGAACACATATATGAAGACCTGTATGTATCTTAATTATGATCTTAAATTGTTGTGATTTAGACAAAATCCTCATTGAGACTCAAGTTTTCCACTTGCATGACGTGGGACAGAATAAGAAAGAGAGTCTTTAAGGACTAAACTTCTGACTATCTGCATTCCTAGTAGTGTA
This portion of the Bos taurus isolate L1 Dominette 01449 registration number 42190680 breed Hereford chromosome 15, ARS-UCD2.0, whole genome shotgun sequence genome encodes:
- the OR51T1 gene encoding olfactory receptor 51T1 — protein: MTNTIIVISFFRACPQPTMMIFNNTTSSPSTFLLTAFPGLELAHVWISIPVCCLYIIALLGNTMILFVIFVKQQLHKPMYYFLSMLSAADLCLTITTLPTVLGVLWFHAREISFKACLIQMFFVHAFSFLESSVLAIMAFDRFMAICNPLKYATVLKDMMIMVIGLFICVRQLIFIFPMLLALKTVSFQERKELSHPFCYHPDIIRDTYSNPWINSFLGLFLQLYMTGTDLMFILVSYVLIIRAVLSIVAPKKQKKALNTCVCHICAVTIFYVPMISLSFTHRLLSSTPRVICSILANVYLLLPPVVNPIIYSLKTRTIRQAMLQLLQTKGSWSRNVRGLRGSWD